CCAGTAACTGGACTTGAGTGCTAGCGCAGGACCAACTTTGCGCAAAAAGCCGCTGTCGAGATCCTGTTCAATCAGCAGGGTTCGCCCCAGACCAATCCCCATGCCATTAATGGCCGCCTGCAGCATCAGATCGGCACGGTCAAACCGGTGTTGTTCCGATGTTTCGGGCGCCGTCATGCCTTGCTGGGCAAAGTAATGCTGCCAGCTAAAGTCGGTGCCATCCCGCTCGCCACGCCGGTCCGAGAGTAACGGCAGCTCCCCACTGGCCAGCCAGGCCAATGATCCATGGTGTTTGGTCAGGTGCGGGCTTACCACCGGCTGCAGCTGCGCATGACATAAATGCACGGCATGCAACCCCGGGTAGGGCCCGGTGCCAAAACGGATCGCCGCATCAATGGCGTCATGGTCAAAACGGCTGAGTTCATCCTGCACATTAATCGCCACCTCAACACCGTATTCGGCGCTTCGGTTGAGCAGGGGGATCAGCCATTTCATGGCCAAAGACGACGCGACACTCAGCTGAACATGGGAACCCGTATGTAGCCGGCTCAGCCGCTCAAGGGCCTGAGGCCAGATTGCAGCGGCCTGCGCGGCCGCCTCGCACACAATTCGGCCGGCGGGGGTGGGGCTGAGCCGGCGGGTCGTTCTGTCAAACAAACGTAACCCCAACGCCTCCTCCAGAGAGCGTACCCGGTGGCTGACCGCCGACTGCTGAATTCCCAGGATCTCTGCCGCCTTGGTAAAACTCAGCTCCTTGCCGATCACCGCCAGCAGGGGGGCGGCCTGGGTGAGGCGGTTAAGGAGGGGATTGTCCGTATTATTCATGAATCAGCCTCATGTCTATATGAGTGTTAATGCTAGCCACCAAGCCCTATTTTAAGGGTATGGATAGTCAAAGCAGGAAGTAAAGCTCATGAATGCCAATCATCAAAAGGTCGATGTGAAAGTCGTGAATGGCTTTGTTGCCGAGGGTCACGGGGGCAACCCGGCCGGCGTGGTACTGAATGCCGACCGATATTCAGCACAGCAGATGCAGGCGATCGCCAAGGGGGTTGGTCTGTCGGAAACCGCCTTTGTCTCCACGTCTCAAACGGAAGGGTTCAAGCTCGACTTTTTCACGCCCAATCGCCGTATTGCCCACTGCGGGCACGCGACCATTGCCGCCTTTTCGTATCTGGC
The Oceanimonas doudoroffii DNA segment above includes these coding regions:
- a CDS encoding LysR substrate-binding domain-containing protein; translation: MNNTDNPLLNRLTQAAPLLAVIGKELSFTKAAEILGIQQSAVSHRVRSLEEALGLRLFDRTTRRLSPTPAGRIVCEAAAQAAAIWPQALERLSRLHTGSHVQLSVASSLAMKWLIPLLNRSAEYGVEVAINVQDELSRFDHDAIDAAIRFGTGPYPGLHAVHLCHAQLQPVVSPHLTKHHGSLAWLASGELPLLSDRRGERDGTDFSWQHYFAQQGMTAPETSEQHRFDRADLMLQAAINGMGIGLGRTLLIEQDLDSGFLRKVGPALALKSSYWLVCTPGFAQTERHAHLRRWLTALVKQKPAR